One Triplophysa rosa linkage group LG9, Trosa_1v2, whole genome shotgun sequence genomic window carries:
- the wu:fj13e08 gene encoding zinc finger protein 22 → MMNTLPVNNQYETSQDFPNRYLKTENDDIFKLKAELIQSEIHTPQVKVKSDQDGFSWSQGDYKEELLDLGLQIKKEAFGNIPTGLIPPIEMDEEFEMARNTHASFDKNLTRSSRGSKGYKTTKSFTKKPNASSKKVGWSAEQTGNPDLSKGKTCCFTPDTMGKDNKSNKLHKENLFSCETCGKEFHQSALLADHVKIHRRQKPYTCNQCHMKFAKPSYLTKHLRRHAGERPFSCDCCEKTFFEIYDLRVHQRDHTGERPYLCSQCGKGFKRIYTLNKHKQTHSSEKPFQCSMCDKAYKYEYSYRRHMKDHINDVHC, encoded by the coding sequence ATGATGAACACGCTTCCTGTCAATAACCAATATGAAACCTCACAAGACTTCCCCAATAGATACTTAAAAACTGAAAACGACGACATTTTCAAGTTGAAAGCAGAGTTAATTCAGTCAGAGATTCACACACCACAAGTTAAAGTGAAATCTGATCAAGATGGCTTCTCGTGGTCTCAGGGTGATTATAAAGAGGAGCTTCTGGACCTTGGTCTACAAATTAAGAAAGAAGCATTTGGTAACATACCCACTGGCCTTATACCTCCAATTGAAATGGACGAAGAGTTTGAAATGGCAAGGAACACACATGCTTCTTTCGATAAAAATCTGACCAGAAGTTCAAGAGGAAGCAAGGGGTACAAGACTACAAAAAGCTTTACGAAAAAACCGAATGCATCGAGCAAAAAAGTTGGATGGTCAGCAGAGCAGACTGGGAATCCTGATTTAAGCAAAGGAAAGACCTGTTGCTTTACTCCAGACACAATGGGAAAAGACAACAAGTCCAACAAACTACACAAAGAAAATCTATTTAGTTGTGAAACATGTGGGAAAGAATTCCATCAGTCAGCCCTTCTTGCCGATCATGTGAAAATTCACAGAAGACAGAAGCCATACACGTGTAACCAGTGCCATATGAAGTTTGCCAAACCTTCTTATTTGACAAAACATTTACGTAGACATGCTGGTGAGCGGCCGTTTTCATGTGACTGCTGTGAAAAGACGTTTTTTGAAATCTATGACCTGAGGGTGCACCAGAGAGATCACACAGGAGAGAGACCTTATTTATGCTCCCAATGTGGAAAAGGTTTTAAGCGCATTTACACACTTAAcaaacataaacagacacactCAAGTGAGAAACCTTTTCAGTGCTCCATGTGTGATAAAGCTTACAAATATGAGTACAGTTACAGGCGGCATATGAAAGATCATATAAATGATGTGCATTGTTGA